A section of the Oncorhynchus gorbuscha isolate QuinsamMale2020 ecotype Even-year linkage group LG04, OgorEven_v1.0, whole genome shotgun sequence genome encodes:
- the fgf3 gene encoding fibroblast growth factor 3 has protein sequence MVIIQLLLLLSFLDQSKQDYLSPRRARTSGAPCAIGQACDPRQRRDAGGRGGVYEHLGGAPRCRKLYCATKYHLQIHPSGKIDGSLEENNQLSIMEITAVDVGVVAIKGIFSGRYLAMNDKGRLYASDVFNQECEFLERIHELGYNTYASRHHSTLQPPAGGGSGKRRASAKRQWYVSINGKGRPRRGFKTRSTDKASLFLPRVLGNKDHEMVRKLRDSQRHPAGQQSPPMGRAEHRRRRHRVRGKKGRTKRPGD, from the exons ATGGTTATAATTCAGCTCCTGTTGTTGCTGAGTTTCTTGGACCAAAGCAAGCAGGATTATCTGTCGCCGAGGCGTGCTAGGACTTCAGGGGCGCCTTGTGCCATTGGCCAGGCGTGTGACCCAAGgcagaggagagatgctgggggACGCGGTGGAGTCTACGAGCACCTCGGAGGAGCACCAAGATGCAGAAAACTTTACTGTGCAACTAAATATCATTTGCAAATACATCCAAGCGGGAAAATAGACGGTTCTCTTGAGGAAAACAACCAGTTAA GCATCATGGAGATCACAGCAGTTGATGTTGGAGTGGTAGCGATAAAGGGGATATTTTCCGGGAGATATCTGGCCATGAATGATAAAGGACGTCTATACGCCTCG gATGTGTTCAACCAGGAGTGTGAGTTCCTGGAGCGGATTCATGAGCTGGGCTACAACACCTATGCTTCAAGACACCACTCCACCCTGCAGCCCCCTGCAGGGGGTGGCAGTGGCAAACGACGAGCCAGTGCCAAGAGGCAGTGGTATGTGTCCATCAATGGGAAAGGCCGGCCAAGGAGGGGCTTTAAGACGCGCAGCACTGACAAAGCCTCCCTTTTCCTGCCTCGAGTGCTAGGCAATAAGGACCATGAGATGGTGCGAAAGCTCCGTGACAGCCAGAGGCACCCAGCTGGACAGCAGAGTCCCCCTATGGGCCGGGCTGAGCACCGGAGACGGAGACACCGGGTCAGGGGAAAAAAGGGTAGAACCAAGAGGCCTGGTGATTGA
- the LOC124033900 gene encoding fibroblast growth factor 4B-like isoform X1, which produces MAFQSALLPILVLGLMTSLVRCAPFPGRLNGTVERHWETLYSRSLARIPGEKREINRDSDYLMGIKRLRRLYCNVGIGFHIQVSPDGRITGVHTENRYSLLEISPVERGVVTIFGVQSSLFVAMNSKGKLYGSVSVHYNNECKFKETLLANNYNAYESVAYPTMYIGLSKTGKTKRGNRVSPAMTVTHFLPRI; this is translated from the exons ATGGCTTTTCAATCGGCCCTCTTACCAATATTGGTCTTGGGACTGATGACTAGTTTGGTGCGTTGTGCCCCCTTCCCTGGCAGGCTGAATGGCACAGTGGAACGACACTGGGAGACACTCTACTCGCGGTCCTTGGCTCGGATCCccggggagaaaagagagataaaCCGGGACAGCGACTATCTTATGGGCATTAAACGGCTACGACGCCTTTATTGCAATGTAGGAATTGGGTTTCATATTCAAGTTTCACCCGATGGGAGAATAACAGGAGTGCACACTGAAAACCGTTACA GTCTCCTTGAGATATCTCCAGTAGAGAGAGGAGTTGTGACAATCTTTGGCGTCCAAAGCAGTCTATTCGTGGCCATGAACAGCAAAGGGAAGCTGTACGGATCTGTGAGT GTTCATTACAACAACGAGTGCAAATTCAAAGAAACTCTCCTGGCAAATAATTACAACGCTTACGAATCGGTGGCATACCCGACGATGTACATTGGACTAAGCAAGACTGGTAAAACAAAAAGGGGAAACAGAGTGTCACCAGCCATGACGGTGACGCATTTCTTGCCAAGAATCTGA
- the LOC124033900 gene encoding fibroblast growth factor 4B-like isoform X2 gives MAFQSALLPILVLGLMTSLVRCAPFPGRLNGTVERHWETLYSRSLARIPGEKREINRDSDYLMGIKRLRRLYCNVGIGFHIQVSPDGRITGVHTENRYSLLEISPVERGVVTIFGVQSSLFVAMNSKGKLYGSVHYNNECKFKETLLANNYNAYESVAYPTMYIGLSKTGKTKRGNRVSPAMTVTHFLPRI, from the exons ATGGCTTTTCAATCGGCCCTCTTACCAATATTGGTCTTGGGACTGATGACTAGTTTGGTGCGTTGTGCCCCCTTCCCTGGCAGGCTGAATGGCACAGTGGAACGACACTGGGAGACACTCTACTCGCGGTCCTTGGCTCGGATCCccggggagaaaagagagataaaCCGGGACAGCGACTATCTTATGGGCATTAAACGGCTACGACGCCTTTATTGCAATGTAGGAATTGGGTTTCATATTCAAGTTTCACCCGATGGGAGAATAACAGGAGTGCACACTGAAAACCGTTACA GTCTCCTTGAGATATCTCCAGTAGAGAGAGGAGTTGTGACAATCTTTGGCGTCCAAAGCAGTCTATTCGTGGCCATGAACAGCAAAGGGAAGCTGTACGGATCT GTTCATTACAACAACGAGTGCAAATTCAAAGAAACTCTCCTGGCAAATAATTACAACGCTTACGAATCGGTGGCATACCCGACGATGTACATTGGACTAAGCAAGACTGGTAAAACAAAAAGGGGAAACAGAGTGTCACCAGCCATGACGGTGACGCATTTCTTGCCAAGAATCTGA